In Arthrobacter sp. QXT-31, one genomic interval encodes:
- a CDS encoding DUF2231 domain-containing protein, with protein sequence MNELSLPQRVARAVGSSPVSEKLAAAQELLYGPIPAWARRSLFHTGVLGHSAHPPLTDVTIGCWTAASILDLAGGTQARSGATLLVGAGLVASGPTSLAGAGDWAEMTGAERRIGAVHGLGTDVAIFLFLGSLVARLRGRHGLGAGLGLAGNAVLAGAGFLGGHLALNRGTARRTTDADLRLPGPN encoded by the coding sequence GTGAATGAGTTGTCGTTGCCGCAGCGCGTGGCCCGGGCGGTGGGCTCGAGCCCTGTCTCGGAAAAGCTGGCTGCCGCCCAGGAGCTCCTCTACGGCCCGATACCGGCCTGGGCACGGCGCAGCCTGTTCCACACCGGCGTCCTCGGCCACTCAGCCCATCCCCCACTGACTGACGTGACAATTGGGTGCTGGACCGCCGCCTCCATTCTCGACCTGGCCGGAGGAACCCAGGCCCGGTCCGGGGCAACGCTTCTGGTGGGGGCCGGCCTGGTAGCGTCCGGGCCAACCTCTCTCGCGGGTGCCGGGGACTGGGCGGAGATGACCGGCGCCGAGCGCCGGATCGGGGCAGTACACGGTCTCGGGACCGACGTCGCCATCTTCCTGTTCCTCGGGTCCCTGGTCGCGCGGCTGCGCGGCCGGCATGGCCTCGGTGCGGGGCTTGGACTCGCGGGGAATGCAGTCCTGGCGGGCGCCGGTTTCCTGGGCGGGCATTTGGCGCTCAACCGGGGAACGGCCCGAAGGACCACTGATGCCGACCTGAGGCTCCCCGGCCCAAACTAG